In the Paenibacillus pabuli genome, one interval contains:
- a CDS encoding FtsK/SpoIIIE family DNA translocase yields MARRKKKKKKGAAFSGVLKYEIYGIVLITLAVIALSGEATVGRSLSKMFGLMLGKFYFAIPLVGIYYGLMVMIHRKWPSGWTTRKTGLVLLVFALTLMSTVSAMHQKLIPVGALEPGAVITQVHNDMQTELLQPAPGERDSMLNKDISGGYIGAAQFALFLWLFGSLGARLIMIVMFIISFMLITNLSYVDLVRIFRTKVWDAGSSIYKKLESRPSARSAATSSGKKGGAARKVVPIPADIEDDEEDDLEEMQLPKRKAPIFFQLFGKWGADREKIKSDREMEQEQPTAAEQVLYRAEPDHFAESWNEEPSFVSDVPSPVGGAAPQKTSSAPIIRDFFEHVRAEDHVKDDDLDDAYPFPEDISDSSQGDDIPIKVSDELVDGAGWPINEAGTDHLSEMENSLEGQPGLNDTSSGMDSGSAEGQDMEPIKPPPPPPKPYKLPSFRLLAKPNNGGKGGDQKDYMQTARKLEATLESFGVRAKVLEVVRGPAVTRYEIQPDIGVKVSRIVSLTDDIALALAAKDIRMEAPIPGKSAIGIEVPNGEVSVVTMREVMETSTFQDAESKVTIAFGRDISGQTIIGNLARMPHLLVAGATGSGKSVCINGIITSILYKAKPDEVKFLMVDPKMVELNVYNGIPHLMAPVVTDPKRASLALKKIVVEMEKRYELFSKSGTRNVEGYNNLMKDNPAAVLPYIVVIVDELADLMMVAAGDVEDAIARLAQMARAAGIHLIIATQRPSVDVITGVIKANIPSRIAFGVSSQVDSRTILDMGGAEKLLGRGDMLFMPMGASKPVRVQGAFMSDEEVENIVNYVRGQGEAQYDESIVPEVDDSVQAADEVQDELYEQAVQIILEAKQASVSLLQRRMRVGYTRAARLIDSMEARGVIGPYEGSKPREVLISLEQYQQNKISS; encoded by the coding sequence TTGGCCAGAAGAAAAAAGAAGAAGAAAAAAGGCGCTGCGTTCAGCGGCGTTTTAAAATATGAGATTTACGGGATTGTGCTCATTACCCTTGCGGTTATCGCTTTATCTGGAGAAGCAACCGTAGGGCGTTCACTATCCAAAATGTTCGGATTAATGCTCGGAAAATTCTATTTTGCCATTCCGCTGGTTGGGATCTACTACGGATTGATGGTTATGATACACCGAAAGTGGCCGAGCGGGTGGACAACTCGCAAGACAGGGCTTGTCCTTCTGGTGTTTGCGTTAACCTTGATGAGTACCGTATCTGCAATGCATCAGAAGCTTATCCCTGTTGGAGCTCTCGAGCCTGGAGCGGTTATTACACAAGTACATAACGATATGCAGACCGAACTGCTTCAACCCGCGCCTGGTGAACGTGATTCCATGTTAAATAAGGACATAAGTGGCGGCTACATTGGGGCTGCTCAATTTGCTCTGTTCCTGTGGCTGTTCGGCAGTCTAGGTGCCCGTTTGATTATGATCGTGATGTTTATTATTAGTTTTATGCTGATTACGAATCTGTCCTATGTCGATCTGGTACGCATTTTCAGAACCAAGGTATGGGATGCCGGCAGTTCGATCTACAAAAAGCTGGAGTCCAGACCGTCAGCGCGTTCTGCTGCAACATCCTCGGGGAAAAAAGGTGGAGCTGCTCGTAAAGTGGTTCCTATTCCCGCGGATATCGAAGATGATGAAGAGGACGACTTGGAAGAGATGCAGCTTCCCAAACGAAAAGCGCCCATTTTCTTTCAATTGTTTGGTAAGTGGGGTGCGGATCGGGAGAAGATAAAATCTGACCGAGAGATGGAGCAAGAGCAGCCAACGGCAGCGGAGCAGGTGTTATATCGAGCAGAGCCGGATCATTTTGCTGAATCCTGGAATGAAGAGCCGTCATTTGTCTCAGATGTTCCCTCTCCTGTTGGAGGGGCTGCTCCACAGAAAACCAGTTCAGCTCCAATTATCCGTGATTTCTTCGAACATGTCAGAGCAGAGGATCATGTCAAGGATGATGATCTGGACGATGCGTATCCATTCCCTGAGGACATTTCAGACTCCAGCCAAGGAGACGACATTCCGATCAAGGTTAGTGATGAACTGGTGGATGGAGCCGGTTGGCCTATAAACGAGGCCGGTACTGATCACCTGAGTGAGATGGAGAATAGCCTGGAAGGACAACCTGGGTTAAACGATACATCTTCGGGGATGGACAGTGGAAGTGCCGAGGGACAGGATATGGAGCCCATTAAACCGCCTCCTCCACCTCCGAAGCCGTACAAGCTTCCTTCGTTCCGCCTGCTTGCGAAGCCAAACAACGGCGGCAAGGGCGGGGACCAAAAAGATTATATGCAGACTGCCCGTAAGCTTGAAGCCACACTAGAAAGCTTCGGTGTGCGGGCAAAAGTGCTTGAAGTGGTTAGAGGACCAGCGGTTACGCGATATGAAATTCAACCGGATATTGGTGTGAAAGTTAGCCGAATTGTAAGTTTGACTGATGATATCGCACTGGCATTAGCTGCCAAGGATATCCGGATGGAAGCACCGATTCCTGGTAAGTCAGCGATCGGTATCGAGGTGCCTAACGGTGAAGTTTCAGTTGTAACGATGCGTGAGGTTATGGAAACATCCACGTTCCAGGATGCAGAATCCAAAGTGACTATTGCATTTGGACGGGACATTTCTGGTCAGACCATCATCGGCAACCTCGCCCGTATGCCCCATTTGCTTGTTGCGGGTGCTACAGGTTCTGGTAAATCGGTATGTATTAACGGGATTATCACCAGTATTCTATACAAAGCCAAGCCGGATGAAGTGAAATTTCTGATGGTCGACCCGAAAATGGTTGAGCTTAATGTATACAATGGCATTCCTCATCTGATGGCTCCGGTAGTGACGGATCCCAAGAGAGCTTCGCTTGCCCTCAAAAAAATTGTGGTGGAGATGGAGAAGAGATATGAGCTGTTCTCCAAATCGGGTACACGGAATGTCGAAGGTTACAACAACCTGATGAAGGACAATCCGGCAGCTGTATTGCCATACATCGTTGTTATTGTGGACGAGCTTGCGGATCTGATGATGGTTGCTGCAGGGGATGTAGAAGATGCCATTGCGCGTCTTGCCCAAATGGCACGTGCTGCGGGGATTCATCTCATTATTGCTACGCAGCGGCCTTCCGTTGATGTCATTACTGGTGTCATCAAAGCGAATATCCCTTCCCGGATCGCATTCGGTGTGTCTTCACAGGTGGACTCCCGGACGATCTTAGATATGGGGGGAGCAGAGAAACTGCTGGGCCGTGGCGATATGCTCTTCATGCCAATGGGAGCTTCCAAGCCAGTACGTGTGCAGGGAGCTTTTATGAGTGATGAAGAAGTTGAGAATATTGTTAATTATGTGCGTGGCCAAGGTGAAGCACAGTATGATGAATCCATTGTGCCTGAAGTCGATGATTCCGTTCAAGCGGCAGATGAAGTACAGGATGAACTGTACGAGCAGGCTGTGCAAATTATATTGGAAGCGAAGCAAGCTTCCGTATCCTTGCTTCAGCGGCGAATGAGAGTGGGTTATACCCGCGCTGCACGTCTGATTGACTCTATGGAGGCTCGTGGCGTTATTGGCCCGTATGAGGGCAGTAAGCCTAGGGAGGTTTTAATCTCGCTGGAACAATATCAACAAAATAAAATAAGTTCTTAA
- a CDS encoding YlzJ-like family protein yields the protein MTMYTVMPPEHLWSGMWNEGEDTREVKINGLLMQIRPVSDSEAVIVRLLDCPLEAYLDPANMPGSKVPLSGNAGPT from the coding sequence ATGACCATGTATACTGTAATGCCACCGGAGCATCTCTGGTCGGGGATGTGGAATGAAGGGGAAGATACGCGTGAAGTCAAGATTAATGGTTTATTGATGCAGATCAGACCGGTTAGTGATAGTGAAGCGGTTATTGTGCGTTTGCTTGACTGCCCGCTTGAAGCGTATCTTGATCCCGCCAATATGCCTGGCTCTAAAGTTCCTCTTTCAGGTAACGCGGGACCAACATAA
- a CDS encoding ClpP family protease → MPAQEDKGLAPVTEAIQQFGQTQSPAGESNIFCMTIIGQVEGHLILPPQNKTTKYEHIIPQLVAAEQNPRIEGILIILNTVGGDVEAGLAIAEMIASLSKPTVTVVIGGGHSIGVPIAVASTYSLIAGSATMTIHPIRMNGLVIGVPQTFEYMEKMQERVVRFVTTHSNISEDMFKELMFKTGELNRDIGTAVGSADAVKYGLMDAVGGIGQAIAQLNKLMGDKRQTLHAGGLTQ, encoded by the coding sequence ATGCCTGCCCAGGAGGACAAAGGCCTCGCTCCCGTTACAGAGGCAATCCAGCAGTTCGGACAGACTCAGTCACCTGCAGGGGAGTCCAATATTTTTTGTATGACGATTATTGGACAGGTTGAAGGTCACTTGATTCTGCCCCCGCAAAACAAAACAACCAAGTACGAGCATATTATTCCGCAGTTGGTTGCTGCAGAACAGAATCCCCGGATTGAAGGTATCCTGATCATTCTGAACACCGTGGGAGGAGACGTGGAGGCAGGTTTGGCGATCGCTGAGATGATAGCTTCTCTGAGCAAGCCTACCGTTACCGTTGTTATTGGCGGAGGACATAGCATAGGAGTTCCAATCGCAGTGGCTTCCACATATTCATTAATTGCCGGAAGTGCAACAATGACGATTCATCCCATCCGTATGAACGGACTTGTTATTGGTGTCCCTCAAACATTTGAATACATGGAGAAAATGCAGGAACGGGTTGTTCGCTTTGTCACCACACATTCGAATATCTCAGAGGATATGTTCAAAGAACTCATGTTTAAAACAGGGGAATTGAACCGGGATATTGGTACGGCTGTTGGGAGTGCTGATGCAGTCAAATACGGATTAATGGATGCGGTTGGCGGCATTGGTCAAGCCATTGCCCAGTTGAACAAGCTCATGGGAGACAAGAGACAGACTCTGCACGCAGGAGGACTTACACAATGA
- a CDS encoding ribonuclease J, producing MSKKNNNDKLMIFALGGVGEIGKNMYVIQYANDIVVVDAGLKFPEEDMLGIDIVIPDISYLTENRDKVRGIILTHGHEDHIGGLPYVLKHLNVPVYGTKLTLGLVENKLKEANLLGETKRILIDADSEIQLGSVLKATFFATNHSIPDSVGVCVETPEGAVVHTGDFKFDHTPVNGQYADLQRMAQIGTNGVLALLSDSTNAEKPGFTPSEKNVGIVLEDIFRKASQRVVVATFASNVHRIQQVINAADVTGRKVAVIGRSMVNVVGIASDLGYLEIPDGMIIEPEEVGKMAADRVVILCTGSQGEPMSALTRMARSTHRKVDILPGDTVIIAATPVPGNEKYVGRTIDELFRLGANVHYSGANSGVHVSGHGSQEELKLMLNLMKPKFFLPIHGEFRMQRRHAVLAESVGIDPDNIFITDIGEVVEIQGGAARKAGKVTAGNVLIDGLGVGDVGNIVLRDRKLLSQDGILVVVVTLSKQDGKIVSGPDIISRGFVYVRESEGLLDEANRIVSSTLQKLMSENVNEWASLKTNVKDALGRFLYEQTRRRPMILPIIMEV from the coding sequence TTGTCTAAGAAAAATAATAACGATAAACTGATGATTTTTGCACTGGGCGGCGTAGGCGAGATTGGTAAAAATATGTACGTCATCCAATACGCTAACGACATTGTAGTCGTAGATGCTGGTCTTAAATTCCCTGAAGAAGATATGCTTGGAATTGACATTGTCATTCCTGACATTTCGTACTTGACTGAGAACCGTGACAAAGTAAGAGGAATTATTTTGACTCACGGTCACGAAGATCATATCGGTGGATTACCGTATGTTCTGAAACACCTTAACGTTCCTGTATATGGAACCAAGCTTACACTCGGACTGGTTGAAAACAAACTGAAAGAAGCCAATTTGCTGGGTGAAACAAAACGCATTCTGATTGACGCTGATTCCGAGATCCAACTTGGATCGGTATTGAAAGCAACATTCTTTGCTACTAACCATAGTATTCCGGATTCCGTTGGTGTATGTGTTGAAACTCCAGAAGGTGCTGTAGTTCATACAGGTGACTTCAAATTCGACCACACACCAGTCAATGGTCAATATGCAGATCTTCAGCGTATGGCACAGATCGGTACAAATGGCGTTCTCGCACTTTTGTCTGACAGTACCAATGCTGAGAAACCAGGCTTCACGCCTTCTGAGAAAAATGTTGGGATCGTTTTGGAAGATATCTTCCGTAAAGCGAGCCAGCGTGTAGTTGTAGCTACTTTTGCTTCCAACGTACACCGGATTCAACAGGTCATTAATGCAGCAGATGTGACTGGCCGCAAAGTGGCTGTTATTGGACGCAGCATGGTGAATGTTGTAGGTATTGCTTCGGATCTGGGTTATCTGGAAATTCCGGACGGTATGATCATTGAACCTGAAGAAGTAGGTAAAATGGCTGCAGACCGTGTTGTTATTCTTTGCACAGGAAGTCAAGGCGAGCCAATGTCTGCATTGACTCGGATGGCTCGTTCTACTCACCGTAAAGTAGACATTCTTCCTGGTGACACAGTTATTATCGCAGCAACACCGGTACCGGGTAATGAGAAGTATGTAGGCCGTACCATTGATGAATTGTTCCGTCTCGGAGCTAATGTTCATTACAGTGGTGCGAACAGCGGTGTACACGTATCTGGACACGGTAGCCAGGAAGAGCTCAAGCTGATGCTTAACCTGATGAAACCTAAGTTCTTCCTGCCAATTCACGGGGAATTCCGTATGCAGCGCCGTCACGCAGTTCTTGCTGAATCTGTAGGTATCGATCCTGACAACATCTTCATCACGGATATCGGTGAAGTGGTTGAGATTCAAGGTGGAGCAGCTCGCAAGGCTGGTAAAGTTACTGCAGGTAACGTACTGATCGACGGATTGGGTGTAGGCGACGTTGGTAACATCGTATTGCGCGATCGCAAACTGTTATCCCAGGATGGAATTCTTGTCGTTGTAGTAACCCTCAGCAAACAAGATGGTAAAATTGTATCCGGTCCGGATATCATTTCCCGCGGATTTGTATACGTACGGGAATCCGAAGGATTGCTTGACGAAGCCAACCGTATTGTCAGCAGCACACTGCAAAAGTTGATGAGTGAGAATGTAAACGAATGGGCTTCACTCAAAACCAATGTAAAAGATGCACTGGGACGCTTCCTGTATGAGCAAACTCGTCGCAGACCGATGATTTTGCCAATTATCATGGAAGTTTAA